One window from the genome of Candidatus Poribacteria bacterium encodes:
- a CDS encoding WYL domain-containing protein, which produces MSTKLERILWIDREIRAGRYPNARKVKERFELRNIRTAYGDRRFMIDRLGAPIGYDRIKGGWYYTEPSYSLPSIILTKKEIIAFFLGEELVRRYLGTPFEQPLRLALKKITQYLPEHISFDPEETLSGIVFTGGSTVEVDTELLADLHQAIEKKCQVEILYYTASRDELNERTVDPYHLHNIRGDWYLIAFCHRRGEVRDFLVSRIRRLKVLPYRFDKDPSFSLDEYLSKGFIAERGKEPVEVVIKFDAYQARWIRERRWHPSQKIEELASGELILRLRVGGLDEVKRWVMGYGSHAEVLQPESLRREIREEIERMKKVYG; this is translated from the coding sequence ATGTCCACGAAGCTGGAAAGGATCCTCTGGATAGACAGGGAGATTCGGGCTGGGAGATACCCGAACGCCCGTAAGGTTAAGGAACGCTTTGAGCTGCGGAACATCAGGACGGCCTATGGAGACAGGAGGTTCATGATAGATCGTCTGGGAGCTCCGATCGGATATGACAGGATCAAAGGCGGATGGTACTACACCGAGCCGAGCTACTCACTGCCCTCCATAATCCTGACAAAAAAGGAGATAATCGCCTTCTTCCTGGGAGAGGAGCTCGTCAGGCGGTATCTGGGAACCCCCTTCGAACAACCTCTGCGCCTGGCGTTGAAGAAGATAACGCAATACCTGCCGGAACACATAAGCTTCGATCCGGAGGAGACGTTATCGGGGATCGTCTTCACCGGAGGCTCGACGGTCGAGGTCGACACCGAACTGCTTGCGGATCTACATCAGGCGATAGAGAAAAAGTGTCAGGTGGAGATCCTCTACTACACGGCCAGCCGTGACGAGTTGAACGAGAGAACCGTCGATCCATACCATCTTCACAACATCCGCGGCGACTGGTATCTGATAGCCTTCTGTCACAGAAGGGGTGAGGTGCGCGATTTTCTCGTAAGCCGCATAAGGAGATTGAAGGTCCTGCCCTACCGATTCGATAAGGACCCGAGCTTCTCGCTCGACGAGTATCTGTCCAAGGGATTCATAGCCGAACGGGGAAAGGAGCCGGTCGAGGTTGTGATCAAATTCGACGCCTACCAGGCACGCTGGATAAGGGAGCGCAGGTGGCATCCGAGCCAGAAGATAGAGGAGCTGGCCTCCGGAGAGCTTATACTGCGGTTAAGGGTGGGTGGATTGGATGAGGTAAAGCGGTGGGTGATGGGTTATGGTTCGCATGCCGAGGTGCTCCAGCCTGAAAGCCTCCGCAGGGAGATAAGGGAAGAGATCGAAAGGATGAAAAAAGTTTACGGCTGA
- the cas2 gene encoding CRISPR-associated endonuclease Cas2 — protein sequence MFTIMAYDVNVARVSKVLKIGRRYLNWVQNSLFEGELSRAQLEKLKSDLRRVINEEEDSVIFYLLRRSQYMERETMGVEKGGESSFL from the coding sequence ATGTTCACGATCATGGCCTACGACGTGAACGTAGCGAGGGTAAGTAAGGTTTTGAAAATCGGGAGGAGATATCTGAACTGGGTTCAGAACTCCCTTTTTGAGGGGGAGCTCTCCCGAGCTCAACTGGAGAAGCTTAAGTCGGATTTGAGGAGGGTGATCAACGAGGAGGAGGATTCCGTGATCTTCTATCTCCTGAGGAGGAGCCAATATATGGAGCGCGAGACCATGGGGGTGGAAAAAGGTGGCGAGAGCTCGTTTCTATGA
- the cas4 gene encoding CRISPR-associated protein Cas4, with the protein MGLVTPFRGEIPVTGTLVWYYYICHREVWLMAHEIEPERENPFLELGRLIHEESYQRDKKEFKTDGMKIDLVRREKGQLVVGEVKKSSRFLESAEMQLAYYLWRLDLMGVEAKGELLIPKERKRIPVELSDDLRCKLEEAIEDIKRIATLESPPPPHRIPFCRNCAYREFCWG; encoded by the coding sequence ATGGGTCTGGTAACTCCTTTCAGAGGAGAAATACCTGTAACCGGCACTTTGGTCTGGTACTACTACATCTGCCACCGTGAGGTATGGTTGATGGCGCATGAGATCGAGCCGGAAAGGGAGAACCCGTTTTTAGAGTTGGGAAGGCTCATTCATGAGGAGTCTTACCAGAGGGATAAGAAAGAGTTCAAAACGGACGGGATGAAGATCGATCTGGTTCGGAGAGAGAAGGGACAATTGGTTGTAGGCGAAGTAAAAAAATCCTCGCGTTTCCTGGAATCGGCTGAGATGCAACTGGCGTATTATCTGTGGCGACTCGATCTGATGGGCGTGGAGGCGAAAGGTGAGCTTCTCATACCCAAAGAGCGAAAGCGAATACCGGTGGAGCTCTCAGATGATCTGAGATGTAAGCTGGAGGAAGCCATCGAGGATATCAAACGCATCGCAACTTTAGAGTCTCCTCCCCCTCCACACCGCATCCCGTTCTGTCGGAACTGCGCCTATAGAGAATTCTGCTGGGGATGA
- a CDS encoding cupin domain-containing protein, which translates to MLKRRYDEARLERYGQGVKLYWLVDERDGAENFSMRLFEVEPQSSTPFHTHPWEHEVFIIEGEGAVRLEDGEVPFSSGDAIFIKPNEKHQFTNKGDKVLKMICVIPLKGKG; encoded by the coding sequence ATGCTCAAGAGGAGATATGATGAGGCGAGGCTTGAGAGATACGGCCAGGGGGTGAAACTATACTGGCTGGTGGATGAAAGGGACGGGGCCGAAAACTTCTCGATGAGGCTCTTCGAGGTCGAACCTCAAAGCAGCACTCCCTTCCACACCCATCCATGGGAACATGAGGTCTTCATAATAGAGGGCGAAGGGGCAGTCAGGCTGGAGGACGGCGAGGTGCCGTTCTCATCGGGCGACGCCATATTCATCAAGCCCAACGAGAAGCATCAGTTTACGAACAAGGGGGATAAGGTTTTAAAGATGATATGCGTCATCCCACTGAAGGGTAAAGGATGA
- the cas5 gene encoding CRISPR-associated protein Cas5 — MKRARNPETILIFDISGHMAHFRKFYTNSSSLSYSFPPRPTICGLVAGILGRERDSYYEDFSLGKCGIGVSMRTPIRKITQTVNYVMTKDRYQVDGSKGGTQIPIEFVFPRAGMTLLIYRIYFWHADETILNELSWRVKEKRPIYPPYLGITECPAEIRWIALVESDDLRYLKDVGEPRPISTVVPMSRVRGNGLKISPGIQILKDRIPLELSPGRYLSSVDDAIYERECKPLSLIVSGDIFHISYRDPIIDQRIEEYTVFMEPG, encoded by the coding sequence ATGAAGAGAGCGAGGAATCCTGAGACGATCCTGATATTTGACATATCAGGGCACATGGCTCACTTCAGGAAGTTCTACACCAATTCATCCTCACTCTCATACTCCTTTCCGCCTCGTCCAACTATTTGCGGGCTCGTGGCCGGAATTCTGGGCAGAGAGCGCGACTCTTACTATGAGGATTTCTCCTTGGGAAAATGTGGGATAGGTGTCTCGATGAGAACTCCCATCAGGAAGATCACGCAGACGGTGAATTATGTGATGACTAAAGATAGGTACCAGGTTGATGGAAGTAAAGGAGGAACCCAAATCCCAATCGAGTTTGTCTTTCCTAGGGCAGGGATGACCTTGCTGATCTATCGGATATATTTCTGGCATGCGGACGAGACGATCCTGAACGAACTTTCCTGGAGAGTGAAGGAGAAAAGGCCCATTTACCCACCATATCTGGGCATAACGGAATGCCCGGCGGAAATAAGATGGATTGCGCTCGTCGAATCAGACGATCTGAGATATCTGAAGGATGTGGGAGAACCTCGACCGATCTCAACCGTCGTACCTATGAGCCGGGTTCGAGGTAACGGGCTTAAGATCTCACCCGGCATTCAAATCCTGAAGGACAGAATCCCGTTGGAGCTTAGTCCAGGGAGATATCTGTCCTCTGTTGACGACGCCATTTACGAGCGAGAGTGTAAACCCTTGAGCTTAATAGTTAGCGGGGATATATTCCACATCTCCTATCGCGATCCCATCATCGACCAAAGGATAGAAGAGTATACAGTGTTCATGGAACCGGGGTGA
- the cas7b gene encoding type I-B CRISPR-associated protein Cas7/Csh2, with protein sequence MSVITKNSEILFIYDAKLCNPNGDPDEENRPRMDYDTGRNLVSDVRLKRYLRDYWLGIGYDIWVRRIEESSEEKTVTAKQRIDLLAKEFGAKSAKEAQKKSEFKGWLLDKLVDIRIFGATMPIGEEGARGASMTLTGPVQFSWGYSLNRVEILPSSTITSTFAGRGGEEKGEYGTMGKDWRVKYSVIAFYGLTSAWRARHTNLTEEDITLLDRSMIKALPLEATTRSKIGQTPRLYMRVEYKDDTTFLGDLRSYISIIPEEGLSDIVDFKMECSRLEELLNGNREKISKIVLWKHPDLKGAVFEKLKDITVEVNPGEEDEESEES encoded by the coding sequence ATGAGTGTCATCACAAAAAACTCTGAGATCCTTTTCATCTACGATGCCAAGCTGTGTAATCCAAACGGCGATCCCGATGAGGAGAACCGACCGAGAATGGACTACGATACCGGTCGGAACCTCGTAAGTGATGTGCGCTTGAAGCGTTATCTGAGGGATTACTGGCTAGGTATAGGATATGATATCTGGGTCAGAAGAATAGAAGAGAGCAGCGAGGAAAAAACGGTCACTGCCAAACAGAGGATCGATCTCCTAGCAAAGGAGTTCGGAGCGAAGAGCGCGAAAGAGGCTCAGAAAAAATCGGAGTTCAAGGGGTGGCTTCTCGATAAGCTGGTCGATATCAGGATCTTCGGGGCGACTATGCCGATAGGGGAGGAGGGCGCAAGAGGAGCTTCCATGACCCTGACCGGACCGGTCCAATTTTCCTGGGGATATTCGCTCAACAGAGTTGAAATACTTCCATCTTCTACCATCACCTCAACCTTCGCCGGAAGAGGGGGAGAGGAGAAGGGCGAATATGGAACCATGGGCAAGGATTGGCGCGTGAAATACTCAGTCATAGCCTTTTACGGGTTAACAAGCGCTTGGAGAGCTAGACACACGAACCTAACGGAGGAGGATATCACGCTCCTCGACCGCTCTATGATCAAGGCGTTGCCCCTGGAAGCTACTACACGCAGTAAGATCGGTCAGACGCCAAGGCTTTACATGAGAGTTGAATACAAGGATGATACTACATTTCTCGGAGATTTGAGAAGCTACATCTCTATCATACCTGAGGAAGGATTGTCCGACATCGTCGATTTTAAGATGGAGTGCTCTAGACTTGAGGAGTTGTTGAACGGTAACAGGGAGAAAATCAGCAAGATCGTTCTCTGGAAACATCCCGACCTGAAGGGGGCGGTGTTCGAAAAGCTCAAGGATATAACGGTAGAGGTTAACCCGGGGGAAGAAGATGAAGAGAGCGAGGAATCCTGA
- the cas6 gene encoding CRISPR-associated endoribonuclease Cas6, producing MIYHNLERAIADWLHDEGFPSGKRRFKLFTFSRLMGRYRIGRDAEGRSITFPGPIRLHVGSVHDRFLESLIEHLLRQSIVFIGEGRCEVVSVEVEEIPEVSMPVKVRAISPITVYSTLMTGDGRRKTYYYSPFEVEWEKHILANLGRKGRALGWSDDEIMSLSEGHIRPVRVRKGDESVVMYRDTVIKGWTGIYELDLPEPFFHLAYDAGLGAKNSQGFGMVEIIETGRDESDQRD from the coding sequence ATGATCTATCACAATCTGGAGAGGGCGATCGCCGACTGGCTGCATGACGAGGGTTTCCCCTCCGGAAAACGCCGTTTCAAGCTCTTCACTTTCAGCCGGCTGATGGGGAGGTATCGTATAGGGCGGGATGCTGAGGGACGATCCATCACCTTCCCCGGCCCGATCAGGCTTCACGTGGGCTCGGTTCACGATAGATTTCTCGAGTCGCTGATCGAACATCTGCTACGTCAATCCATCGTGTTTATAGGGGAAGGTCGATGTGAGGTGGTGTCGGTGGAGGTTGAGGAGATACCGGAGGTGAGCATGCCGGTCAAAGTCCGTGCCATTTCGCCGATCACGGTTTACAGCACGTTGATGACCGGCGACGGGCGAAGGAAGACTTACTATTACAGCCCTTTTGAGGTGGAATGGGAGAAGCACATTCTGGCGAATTTGGGGAGGAAGGGCAGAGCGCTCGGGTGGAGTGATGATGAAATTATGAGCCTGAGCGAGGGACATATCCGACCTGTCAGGGTTCGGAAGGGGGATGAGAGCGTGGTGATGTATCGTGATACCGTGATAAAGGGCTGGACGGGGATCTATGAGCTGGACTTACCCGAACCCTTCTTCCATCTGGCCTACGACGCCGGATTGGGCGCGAAAAACTCACAGGGGTTTGGGATGGTGGAGATAATTGAAACAGGGAGGGATGAAAGTGATCAGAGGGATTAA
- the cas1b gene encoding type I-B CRISPR-associated endonuclease Cas1 translates to MKQPIYIFSDGELQRKQNTISFVDSEGKRKYVPVEGTSELYIFGEVDLNKRLLEFLTRSEILIHFFNHYGYYIGSFYPREHYNSGCLILKQAEHYLDLIKRLDLARRFVSGAIENMKQVLSYYLRRGVNLEDAINAIELTGSSLDRQDSPESLMAVEGNVREIYYGAFDLILKQGEFSFTKRTRRPPQNRLNALISFGNSLMYVAALSEIYRTHLDPRIGFLHATNFRRFTLNLDVAEIFKPIMVDRLIFSLVNKGQIKARHFSESAGGVFLTEKGRKVFIEEWEKRLRTTINHPRLKRKVSYRRLVRLELYKIEKHLLGDESYKPYKAGW, encoded by the coding sequence ATGAAACAACCGATATACATCTTCTCCGACGGCGAGCTCCAGCGAAAGCAGAATACCATATCTTTCGTGGATTCGGAAGGAAAAAGAAAATACGTTCCCGTGGAGGGGACCTCCGAGCTCTATATCTTCGGCGAGGTGGATTTGAACAAGCGCCTGCTGGAGTTTCTAACCCGATCGGAGATCCTGATCCATTTCTTCAACCATTACGGCTATTACATCGGCTCGTTTTACCCGAGGGAACACTACAACTCCGGTTGTCTCATCCTCAAGCAGGCCGAACATTATCTCGATCTGATAAAAAGGCTTGACCTTGCGAGACGATTCGTGTCGGGAGCCATTGAGAACATGAAACAGGTGCTCAGCTATTACCTGCGCAGAGGGGTGAACCTGGAAGACGCGATAAACGCTATCGAGCTTACGGGCTCCTCGCTTGATCGGCAGGACTCGCCGGAATCCCTCATGGCGGTTGAGGGAAACGTTCGTGAGATCTACTACGGCGCCTTCGACCTCATCCTTAAGCAGGGGGAGTTCTCGTTCACGAAACGCACGCGCCGACCGCCTCAGAATCGCCTGAACGCCCTGATCAGTTTCGGAAATTCGCTGATGTATGTCGCGGCTCTCAGCGAGATATACCGCACCCATCTCGATCCGCGAATCGGCTTCCTTCACGCCACTAACTTCCGCAGGTTCACCCTTAACCTGGACGTGGCCGAGATATTCAAGCCCATAATGGTGGATAGGTTGATCTTCAGCCTTGTCAACAAGGGACAGATCAAGGCGAGGCATTTCTCCGAGTCCGCCGGCGGGGTATTCCTTACGGAAAAAGGACGTAAGGTCTTCATCGAGGAGTGGGAGAAACGGCTTCGCACGACCATAAATCACCCCAGATTGAAACGCAAGGTCTCCTATCGCCGTCTGGTTCGCCTGGAGCTTTACAAGATCGAGAAGCATCTATTGGGGGACGAATCCTATAAACCCTACAAGGCGGGGTGGTAG
- a CDS encoding TIGR02556 family CRISPR-associated protein, protein MKVIRGIKAIGEAIIEDMEDPRLDLARFLIEDLSKPRGEKGYVVILKINTDRPSLSLDIGSEFSEPSLEIGAKFLWVGKPTGANDDQDRLTTDKVEYLISQTIPNLIREDRLEGGELRSLLEKTFHTIFFDLGDGESSLFKGQHRRYRYIWDLKGLGIEDAPEPKELKEIVQESGDRKRGVKEVAKVLKNEIKSQLDIKPDDISLYTLEIDGELVAQHPDYRKYIFKRLVDDRFVNAEEGICHICGGKKVVTWNTKQFKLLKFYITDKIGFSSGLKGERGGFLSTYRICKDCYMALLAGENFVGNRLKSNLVLSDVYVIPSFHMDVGLNKDNLEVWADYLQGSFGKVSSVDMWRKFQKEFKNYSEMEKNKSYFMFNFLFASRQQAAVKISKLIQDVPPSRLDLLMEEEGKIFELAERFFGEGPWSLKLNSILYLFPVRKGAQSVREVLEVYDALFTGKPLSGAFLRRNFIEVARMYHHESFGAYIHRPPSDSADIAMIRFLIQSQLFLKYLEGLGMLNDKRRDEPMSGIIQDLEPELKEYLSEMGFDGPRSSLFLLGYLVGQVGNAQASISRGGNVKKPILNKINFMGMPFSKIMRLSNEIFEKLEQYGKLDGFNEVIFSVMKELMDRYKDKWGLTPQDNVYYILSGYAYATRKAITHKKEGG, encoded by the coding sequence ATGAAAGTGATCAGAGGGATTAAAGCCATCGGCGAAGCTATTATCGAAGATATGGAAGATCCTCGGTTAGATCTGGCAAGGTTTTTGATCGAAGATCTCTCTAAGCCCAGAGGTGAAAAAGGATATGTAGTCATTTTGAAGATCAATACCGACAGGCCATCTCTCTCACTAGACATCGGTTCAGAATTTTCGGAACCTTCCCTGGAGATCGGAGCTAAGTTTCTCTGGGTAGGGAAACCGACAGGGGCAAATGATGATCAGGATCGGTTAACCACGGATAAGGTCGAATATCTCATCTCGCAAACGATACCGAATCTCATCAGGGAAGATAGATTGGAAGGGGGCGAGCTTAGATCCTTGCTCGAGAAAACTTTTCATACCATATTCTTCGATCTAGGCGATGGTGAAAGCTCGCTGTTTAAAGGACAACACAGGAGATACAGATATATCTGGGATCTCAAGGGCCTTGGAATTGAGGATGCGCCTGAACCTAAGGAGCTGAAAGAAATTGTTCAGGAAAGCGGAGACCGCAAAAGAGGGGTAAAAGAGGTCGCTAAGGTTCTTAAAAACGAGATTAAATCCCAGTTGGATATCAAGCCGGATGATATCTCACTTTACACTCTTGAAATAGATGGAGAACTCGTTGCTCAACATCCGGATTACAGGAAGTACATCTTCAAGAGATTGGTAGATGATAGGTTCGTCAATGCGGAAGAGGGGATATGCCATATCTGCGGCGGAAAGAAGGTGGTTACGTGGAACACTAAGCAGTTTAAGCTCTTGAAGTTTTACATCACCGATAAAATCGGTTTCTCCAGCGGACTGAAAGGGGAGAGGGGTGGTTTCCTCAGCACATATAGGATCTGCAAGGATTGTTATATGGCTCTTCTAGCAGGGGAGAACTTTGTCGGTAACAGACTGAAATCGAACTTAGTTCTCAGCGATGTTTACGTGATACCATCCTTTCATATGGATGTCGGTCTGAACAAGGATAATCTGGAGGTATGGGCTGATTATCTGCAAGGCTCTTTCGGCAAGGTGAGTAGCGTGGACATGTGGAGAAAGTTTCAGAAGGAATTTAAGAATTACAGTGAGATGGAGAAGAACAAATCTTACTTCATGTTTAATTTCCTCTTCGCCAGCAGACAGCAGGCAGCTGTGAAGATAAGCAAGCTAATTCAGGATGTCCCGCCCTCAAGGCTTGATCTGCTGATGGAGGAAGAGGGGAAGATCTTCGAATTAGCTGAGAGGTTTTTCGGTGAAGGTCCTTGGAGTTTAAAGCTGAATTCGATTCTGTACCTTTTTCCCGTTCGAAAAGGAGCTCAATCTGTCCGCGAGGTGCTTGAGGTCTATGATGCCCTTTTCACCGGTAAACCTCTATCAGGAGCCTTTCTTAGGAGAAACTTTATCGAAGTGGCAAGGATGTATCACCATGAAAGCTTCGGGGCTTACATCCATAGGCCGCCCAGCGATTCCGCTGACATAGCTATGATTAGGTTCTTAATTCAATCCCAACTCTTTCTGAAATATCTTGAAGGGTTGGGGATGCTCAATGATAAAAGGAGGGATGAACCAATGTCCGGTATAATTCAAGACTTGGAACCCGAATTGAAGGAATACCTGAGTGAGATGGGATTTGACGGTCCCAGATCATCTTTGTTCCTTCTGGGTTATCTAGTCGGACAGGTGGGGAATGCCCAAGCTTCGATATCGAGAGGTGGAAACGTCAAAAAGCCTATACTCAACAAGATCAACTTCATGGGCATGCCGTTTTCCAAGATAATGCGCTTGTCCAATGAGATATTTGAGAAACTCGAGCAGTATGGGAAGCTCGACGGCTTTAATGAGGTGATCTTCTCTGTCATGAAAGAGCTAATGGACAGATACAAAGACAAATGGGGTTTAACTCCTCAGGACAACGTCTATTACATCCTTTCAGGCTATGCTTATGCTACCAGAAAAGCCATAACGCATAAAAAGGAGGGAGGATAA
- the cas3 gene encoding CRISPR-associated helicase Cas3' — protein MRFLSHPDKPLIEHLKEVGELAEEFIKSVPLGNQSELSLTARLIGFCHDFGKYTSFFQDWLIRKKDSGRKRNHALISALLAAWVVSMEFGNPFQKESITSYLPILAFLAVHRHHGDLRDPALILHDPDENSSEWIRDKKVLQDQIENLLDSSRLPYLESEMERLGIEGITDFLNINTIIEIYRKLRKPSLYYIVQGSLSDEFRLKLAFTAQLLFSALIDADKRDAGRVRKIGRKKIPSDIVDHYIKEKFPVPKKRLDPLRRRVYEEVTHSIETIPLEDLHGHILTLTAPTGSGKTLTALSAAIKLRNRIEKEKGYTPRIIYSLPFVNVIDQNYGVFHDVLKTLDDFERDESAYLLKHHHLSEVTYKTEDERVPLDEALMLTESWESEITVTTFVQLLHTLIGFKNSFLKKYHNLAGAILILDEIQNIPVEQWRLVGEILRGAAKYLGCTVIQMTATRPLIFSKEETIELLPDPESCFSRLDRTSIHARTSKLLPIEDFTDMILEEWDGKTSLLIVLNTIRASIETYELLKRKLKCHPVVGYPEEDEVQSEELSIVYLSTNIIPIQRRKRIEFLKERLNEEKPTILVSTQVVEAGVDLDFHRTIRDIGPLDSIVQVAGRCNRSWDRETPGQVRIINLKNGGAPWVYGKIHIWLAKELLRDRILREGDFYSAVETFFGEVRSRKDDTEYLEILKAFRHLRFDRDRDMPRVSDYRFIEKGIEIPIFVALTEEDEIICERFIHEVLEREDPIERKRAYLSIRREFKGRVITPLLERAKENLPGPLAENTQYRKIPLDKDYQDRFYDLETGFKWLPEEKAWVW, from the coding sequence ATGAGATTTTTATCCCATCCTGATAAGCCTTTAATCGAACATCTCAAAGAGGTAGGCGAGCTGGCGGAGGAGTTCATAAAAAGCGTTCCCCTAGGGAATCAATCTGAGCTGTCTCTGACAGCTCGCCTCATAGGATTTTGTCATGACTTTGGGAAATACACCTCCTTCTTCCAGGATTGGCTTATTCGCAAAAAGGACTCCGGCCGAAAGAGGAACCACGCTCTAATATCAGCCCTTTTAGCAGCCTGGGTTGTCTCCATGGAATTCGGAAACCCTTTCCAGAAGGAAAGTATCACATCATACCTCCCTATTCTGGCGTTTCTGGCCGTTCATAGGCATCACGGGGATCTCAGAGATCCCGCCCTGATCTTGCATGATCCGGATGAAAATTCCTCGGAATGGATAAGGGATAAGAAGGTCCTACAGGATCAAATCGAAAATCTGCTCGATTCATCTAGGCTTCCCTATCTTGAATCCGAGATGGAGAGATTGGGAATTGAGGGGATCACAGATTTTCTGAACATTAACACGATAATCGAGATCTACAGAAAACTCCGGAAACCATCTCTTTATTACATCGTACAGGGCAGCTTGTCGGATGAGTTCCGACTTAAACTCGCCTTTACAGCTCAACTTCTTTTCTCAGCTCTTATAGATGCAGATAAGCGGGATGCAGGTAGGGTAAGAAAAATCGGGAGGAAGAAGATCCCATCGGATATCGTTGATCATTACATCAAGGAGAAATTCCCTGTCCCTAAAAAACGGCTGGATCCACTGCGGCGAAGGGTCTACGAGGAGGTTACCCATTCAATCGAGACAATTCCTTTAGAGGATCTACATGGTCATATCCTTACTCTCACCGCTCCGACCGGGTCAGGAAAAACTCTGACTGCTCTATCGGCAGCGATTAAGCTTAGGAATAGGATAGAAAAGGAAAAAGGATATACCCCCAGAATCATCTATTCTCTCCCGTTCGTCAACGTGATAGATCAGAACTACGGGGTATTCCATGATGTTCTTAAAACGCTGGACGACTTTGAAAGGGATGAATCGGCTTATCTGCTGAAACATCATCATTTATCTGAAGTCACCTATAAAACGGAGGATGAAAGAGTTCCGCTGGATGAAGCTCTCATGTTGACAGAGAGCTGGGAGAGTGAGATCACGGTTACCACCTTCGTTCAACTACTCCATACCCTCATAGGTTTCAAGAATTCCTTTCTGAAGAAATACCATAATCTTGCCGGAGCTATCCTCATCCTGGATGAGATTCAAAACATCCCTGTGGAACAATGGAGGCTGGTAGGGGAGATTTTGAGAGGAGCCGCTAAATATCTGGGGTGCACAGTCATTCAAATGACCGCTACGCGTCCGCTGATCTTCAGTAAGGAAGAAACCATTGAGCTGTTGCCTGATCCTGAATCTTGTTTTTCCAGGCTCGATAGAACTTCTATTCATGCTCGAACCTCCAAGCTTTTACCAATTGAAGATTTCACTGATATGATTCTTGAAGAATGGGATGGTAAAACCTCGCTTTTAATAGTTCTAAACACCATCAGGGCGTCTATAGAGACCTATGAACTCCTTAAAAGGAAGCTGAAATGTCATCCGGTGGTGGGTTATCCGGAGGAGGATGAAGTTCAATCTGAAGAGCTCTCTATCGTCTATCTCTCTACAAATATCATCCCGATCCAGCGTAGAAAGAGAATCGAGTTTTTGAAAGAACGACTGAACGAAGAGAAACCAACCATACTGGTATCTACACAGGTGGTAGAAGCAGGAGTGGATCTCGATTTCCACCGTACCATCAGGGACATAGGACCGCTAGATTCAATTGTCCAAGTCGCTGGCCGCTGTAACCGATCCTGGGATCGGGAAACACCTGGACAGGTGAGAATTATTAACCTGAAAAACGGTGGCGCACCATGGGTTTACGGGAAAATCCATATCTGGCTCGCAAAGGAACTCCTCCGGGACAGGATACTTCGTGAGGGGGATTTCTACTCTGCGGTGGAGACCTTTTTTGGTGAGGTTCGATCGAGAAAGGACGATACAGAATATTTAGAGATACTGAAAGCTTTCCGTCATCTCCGATTCGACCGTGATAGGGATATGCCAAGAGTCAGCGATTATCGATTTATCGAGAAGGGAATTGAGATCCCGATTTTCGTAGCTCTCACTGAAGAAGATGAGATAATTTGTGAACGTTTCATCCATGAGGTTTTGGAAAGGGAAGATCCCATAGAGAGAAAACGGGCATATCTTTCCATCCGCAGGGAGTTCAAGGGCAGAGTGATCACCCCGCTCTTAGAAAGGGCGAAGGAAAACCTGCCTGGTCCGCTCGCTGAAAACACCCAATATCGAAAGATCCCTCTCGATAAGGATTATCAAGATCGGTTCTACGATCTTGAAACGGGTTTTAAGTGGCTGCCGGAGGAAAAAGCATGGGTCTGGTAA